In Humulus lupulus chromosome 7, drHumLupu1.1, whole genome shotgun sequence, the following are encoded in one genomic region:
- the LOC133790471 gene encoding large ribosomal subunit protein eL38z/eL38y yields the protein MPKQIHEIKDFLLTARRKDARSVKIKRSKDAVKFKVRCSKYLYTLCVFDSEKADKLKQSLPPGLSVQDL from the exons ATG CCTAAGCAAATCCATGAGATCAAAGATTTCCTTCTTACTGCAAGAAGGAAGGATGCTCGTTCAGTGAAGATCAAGAGGAGCAAAGATGCGGTCAAGTTCAAGGTCAGATGCTCAAAGTACCTCTACACACTTTGTGTCTTTGATTCTGAGAAGGCTGACAAGTTGAAGCAATCCCTTCCCCCAG GTTTGAGTGTTCAGGACCTGTGA